The sequence below is a genomic window from Aspergillus nidulans FGSC A4 chromosome V.
GGCATCATTTTCTGGCTGAAACACTGCCCGAACCACTGTGTACCGAACCGTACCCGAGCAGTTCACGAACACCTTTGCCGATATATGTCAggttcctccagctccagtttgCCGCCGTAGGGACGAGCTCCTTCCCTAGAGACATTGACCAAGCCCCTCTGAAGGGCATATCCGTTCATAATGCCGACTAATCCTTTCCTCGTCCCACCGCGGACCTCGAGCATCAATGTTCGTACCGGCGACGCTGGCAACAATCGGAGAGACCACAAGACCCGTTCTATGCACAAGGCCCAGAAGATCTTAGGGACTATGGATATTGCCCTCGATAACGACTACCATAGACCACCGGATAAGAGAGCTAGTAGAAGCGCCGGATACCTGAATGCACGGGAGACTACACATCAGCATGAGGATGAACAGGAAGCATCGCGTCCCGCGAGCGTCCGGGTTCAATCATCCTCGCCGCAGCTTAGCCAGGAGTATCGAGACCAAGCTGATTCGACTTCGGCTTTCGCGCAGCTGTCCAGGAAACTACACCTACCCGGGTCATCCTCTGGCATGAATGCTCGATCTGGTTCGCGAGGGAATGCCGATCCAAGCGCCAGCCCCGGTAAAGACCATGCCGCGGCCGCCGATAGTCGGACTGTTCCGGAGGGCGGACTGAATCCAGCATTCAAACAACCCAAAGGACCAATGAAGGACACCAAACGGAAAGGGAGACCTCCAAGGATTGATCTTTCTTTGCTGTTTCCTAAACCCCAAACAAACACTACAACTCTTCTTTCCCCGCAGCGAATGGTTACATCACCGTCCGCTGTCTCTTTCACTTCCGAACTCCCTGCCGAGCATCACACCTTGAAGGCATACAAATCGGAAAGCCGTCTGGCTGGAAAGAGACTCACCAAGGCGCCGCCTCGCCAAAGAGCACTCAGCCGCCCGGAGGAAAATATGCTACCGCTCGATGACCTTTCAAGTCAGACGGCTCCACAGCGCCCTCCATCCGTGTATAACCCTACCATGGAACGGACAGTTCGTACCACCGATATGGACCGCGCCCTTATGAAGAACCTCGATGCCGCGCCAACGCCACGATCTCCGGAACGTGCATTCAATTATAACCAGATGAATTTCAGTCTGCGCGGCAGAGAACAACTCCTGAGATGTGACTCCAGCTTCGCGACAGATAAGTCTGGAGAATCAGCACATTCGTCTCAGCGAACTTTACGTGACCCTGCGTTGGCCAAAGCTCTGAAAGACGGCCCTGAACTTGAGCCTTCGCCATTCCATTTTGGCCTGCCCGATAGGGCTCCCCGAAGCAAAGGCAACTCCATGTCCAAGAAGAGTAGCAGAAGCACTCTGAAAAACCGAGACTTGACCACCTCGAGTGTGCTTTGCCTTTCCTcctctgaagatgaagatgacgaaccGCAGCCCGCCAAGTCCCAGTCCGTGCCGGCCAAAAACAGGAGGGATAGTGTCAGTACATATGGTGGTTACGAGGCTGAAATAtgcactgctgctgctgcgcatACTATCAGAGGAACATTGAGAAGTGTAGAACGGCCCTCTTCGAGCACTACTAAGAGTTCACGTGCCAGTTCGAAGCatcttcgagctcctccCTTGGCTAATGGAAACAATCAGTCACGCCGTTCAAGCGGCACTCCGGCCCCCCTCGAACCTGATTTCCTGCACAGCGACCCGATTTTCGATCAAAGCAAGGTCCAGACAAGAGCTTCGGGGTTGTCACAGAAAGAGGTCAACAGGAGAAGCCGCCTTATAGCCGTGACCAGGCAGGAAGAGCGCCTTCTGGACTTGATGAGACAACGACAGGGCAAGATTACCCCGAGCATTCTCAACGAAAATATCGATGTCGATCGTCGGTCGATGTTCTCGAATTTCTCGGGCCCTTCTCGAAACTCATACTACTGCACCGACACCTCGTTTTTACGTCTTAGTGCTTGCATTCCTCCCGATTCGGCACGTGCAAGTCAAGTCACGATGAAATATAAGGATACAGCCGCCTTGACTCCAACGGCTACAGACTTTGAAGCTGACGAGACAGCCACAAAGTCTGTCCCGTCACCGCAGGCCAGCTTATCCTCAAAGagccttccttctcctgctaCCACTTCTACGTCCCCTCTTACGCCAACCCTTCCTATTCACCGCTTCTCGCCCCTACCGTCTCAAAAACCTCCCCCGCGTCTACCTCCCCCTCCCATTCCCGACCTTCAAAGAAGCCACTCGAGAAGACGTACAGACAGCAGCGGCGCAATTGTTCTGGATAACCCTACCGAGGATACCAGACAGAGCGGCGAATTTCCTGTCTGGGCACTGGGATGGGCTAATGACAACAATAATCTGACCGCGGTGCATTAATCTTGCTGCCCGCCATACTATCTTTTCATTTCCTTACTATCTAAATTTTCTGTCTCTCTGTCTCGGCGATGCGCGAATCGCATCATCCCTTCCCTACTTTCTATTATTTCTGGCGGTAATGTCTTTGCTATATCCATGATGCCTTGGTTTCCTGATTCCCATTTGTTGCATGGTTTTGACCTTTGGAAGCATTTTTCAGTCGTGGGAGGTCTCGGATTTGATATCAAGATTAGAATAATATAATGTGTATAATGGCTCAGTCTGTCTCGCTCCACTACTCACTAGTCATGGTCAATACTTTGCATGTACGGTGAGCTTGCCACACCGTAAAACTGAAGTGAATAGTGGACATCGCCGATCTCCTTGCATTGTGACCTCTGGTCATACAAGTCGATGAACCCTAATAGTCAGACAAAACTGCCTTGGCGGTGGATGTCCGGGTAACGTCATCTTATTATCAGCGGCGGCATCTGCAAAAGCAAGGGTTCATAATACCGCCCACAGCTTGAATCAAAGTGCGAAACGTGTTATGGAGTTTGTTCCTCTCGAAGTAAGTGGCAGAGATCAGTCGCGGCCTGCGCTGATCCCTCCCAAATGTGGATTTTGGCCTGAACTTGACGTCAGGGATTTGAGCCAATTGTGTGTTTGAACCAAAGTTCCGCTAAATTGCTAAATCCAGGGGAATCGTCCGATCCCCGTGAGTCAATCCCATTATCCCACACCGCCCGGGGTCGAGGTCGACTGCGGACAGTAACGGACTAGTCCTCACGCACACTCTGCATGAAATAGTCCGGTGGCACCAAATTCAACCCCTGTTACGATACGGGGCGATTTCTGAGCGACTTCACTTGTGATAGTCCTACGTTCTTTCACGGCATTTGAGCGTGCTTATAACTGGAAAGCACAGCCAGCTAGCTATCTGCTATCGACATGGGCGAAAGTGTCCAGCGACGGTCATCAGGGCCGGGGGCGGCTTGGAAGCATGGCTCTTGGGTGCTGGTGAGTTGCTAATTTGAGCTCAGGAAACACTCCTTCTGCGGTATCAATTCTCTTTGCTGATTGACTTCTAAATTATCATGCAGTTGACTATACAATATACCACTTTTGTGCTGGTTTGTTTCCCCGCTCAACTCCCACGGATTTTGACAATTGACTGATTCTTGTCGCGTACAGTTAGTACACTATTCTCGAATGATGCCCCCTACCGGCGGCAAACGATACCTTACATCGACTGCCGTGTTCTTTAACGAGGTTGTGAAACTCGCCATTTCCCTGACGCTGGCGCTTTATGAAGTCTCCAAATCCGCACCTCCGTCGGTGCCCGCGACATCCCTCCTCTCCACTTTAGCTGCGGCTATTTTCTCCGGTGACAGCTGGAAATTAGCCATTCCGGCTGCTCTATATACGCTGGCCAATTCGCTACAATATATTGCGCTATCGAATTTACCTGCGGCGACATTCCAGACCTCGTACCAGTTAAAAATCGTCGTGACTTCTGTGTTTAGCCTCGTACTGCTGCAGAGAAGTGTTCCTCTGCGCAAATGGGGACTGATACTTCTACTGATTGCAGGCGTCGCCCTTGTTAATGTTCCTGTTATCACCTCGGATGAGCTCTCGCTCGATAATGGAGCGACGCATTTCGACTTCCCGCGGTCTCTTGAGGAGTGGAAGTCGGTTAAACTCCAAGGTCAGGGTTTGCGCAAGCGCTCTGCGACGTATGAGGGAATCGAAGAGGATATTTTGACTGCGACTCCGTCTATGGATCGGATTGTCGGCATCCTTGCTACTCTCGGATCCTGTGCTGCTTCTGGTTTGTCCGGAGTATACTTCGAGAAGGTTATGCGGGATAGTGCAAAGTCTACGTCGCTCTGGGTTCGCAACGTGCAGATTGCGGTCTATTCTATTTTTCCGGCGCTGTTCATTGGTGTAGTGTTCCTGGATGGCGAGAAAATCGCTAATGGTGGAGTGTTTGAGGGGTACAACTGGGTGGTTTGGGCTACTATCATTGTGCAAGCTCTTGGAGGAATTGCGACGCCATTCTTTGTTGGGCCGGCCTTCGCGGATGCTAGAAATGTCGCTTCAGCTACCACGATCATCTTGACTTCACTTGGCAGTGTCTGGCTATTCGACTTTGAGCCGACCGTGACTGTAGGTTCTGTTATTTATATCAAACGAGGCAATGCTAACAATTGTTCAGTACCTCGTCGGCACTTTTGCAGTTCTTGTGGCTACATATCTTTGTGAGCTCCCAAGCTCAGACCCTAAGCTCCGCCCACCGCCAATCCGCGTCGCGCGCTATGAGAAGGAAAGCAAGAGTGACCaggcttctccatcttcttcatctccccAAGAAATCTCCATCAAGCTCCCGACTACACCCTTCTTGTCCGACGCGGGAATATCTACATCGCGACCCACGTCCCCAGGCGTTACGAGGTCCGGTGCCTCAAGGTCTTCAAACGGCGGGTACTTTTAAAGCTTAACGATTTATCTGATATTGACGATATGGTTACGAGCGTCTCATTTACGGTTACTGCGTGGAATCCAACGTTGTGTTGGTTTGTCTGATTGGCTGTTCTGTTTGGAAGTAAAACAAAATACATACTTAAGCATCGTCTTTATACTCTACATGCTCACAGCGTGACTATCTATATTGCCGCAATATCCTCATTTTCGGTTGCTTGCTACAATACCCTCTGGTTTCTGTTTTGAATTCTCCTTGCTGGGTTAGTAGTACCTGGTATTTCATCTACCCTGAGATTGATATATTTTGGTTGCCGGATGAGTCCTTCAAGCATAATTGCATAATGACTACCCCATGTTCTTAGGGGCCTGGGCTTTTCCATCCTCACCATTGAGCCGCTTAAGCACTAGTTCTCGCACAAAAACGCGTCAGCAGGTGACTTGCCCTCCGTAGACGTTGAGACCCGCTTCCATCCACCTCCACGCCCCGTCTATTCATACATCGTGTCAAacgtcatcttcttcgcttcaaATATCGATGAGACGAAGGATCGAAGAGGCATTTTCCGTTCCCTGCCAGGCCACGGGATTATATGGTAAACGCAAGGCAGATGGACCAGGGAAATGGAAGCAACAGTCTCACTCCAATGGCATGATGAACGAGAAACTCATACAGGAATCTCAAGTACCGCCATTCTTTAGTACAATTTGCGGACaacctgaagagaagaagtctTACCAGCTGCTGTCAAGTGCGCAAATGTCCGTCTCGCCTACGCCGCGGAAAgatgactttgaagaagatattgaGCCGAGTGCTTTTGGTATGTTATACCGCCGTTAGCCTTTGAGCCGTTTCTAGGAAAGGGTGGCTGACTGCTAGAAACCAATAACCAAGACCTCGAAGTGCTCGCTCAGTCAGATAGAAACGTGAACAACTACGGTAGCCAGCCTCTGCTTGTGTCGAACATTGGCGACTACTCGTACCAGCCACTGGACGCCCACCCTACGAAATTTGTTTCCCCTTACTTCAGTGGTGAGTTGCTGTGAGATCATGCATTCGTGCAAAGTATCAGGGCCTTGAGCGATACAGAATATAAGCTGAACGAGGCTCAGACTCGCAGGTTACGCCGCATCAAAGTATAACCTCTCGCTTATCAAATATCGGTGCAAGATATGCTTCAAGCCCGCTGGCACGTACCGGAAAAACGGATGCCATATTTAGGAACCGAGATTTGGAAGCGCAGAAGATGACCGAAATCTTCCACCCCCAGTCCACGGATAGGGAGGTACAGCATGATCGAACCAGTACTAACCCTGCCACCTCCCATGACCTGGCTGAGCCGTTCAAAGATGTACCTACGTCTGA
It includes:
- a CDS encoding uncharacterized protein (transcript_id=CADANIAT00003570), coding for MPTNPFLVPPRTSSINVRTGDAGNNRRDHKTRSMHKAQKILGTMDIALDNDYHRPPDKRASRSAGYLNARETTHQHEDEQEASRPASVRVQSSSPQLSQEYRDQADSTSAFAQLSRKLHLPGSSSGMNARSGSRGNADPSASPGKDHAAAADSRTVPEGGLNPAFKQPKGPMKDTKRKGRPPRIDLSLLFPKPQTNTTTLLSPQRMVTSPSAVSFTSELPAEHHTLKAYKSESRLAGKRLTKAPPRQRALSRPEENMLPLDDLSSQTAPQRPPSVYNPTMERTVRTTDMDRALMKNLDAAPTPRSPERAFNYNQMNFSLRGREQLLRCDSSFATDKSGESAHSSQRTLRDPALAKALKDGPELEPSPFHFGLPDRAPRSKGNSMSKKSSRSTLKNRDLTTSSVLCLSSSEDEDDEPQPAKSQSVPAKNRRDSVSTYGGYEAEICTAAAAHTIRGTLRSVERPSSSTTKSSRASSKHLRAPPLANGNNQSRRSSGTPAPLEPDFLHSDPIFDQSKVQTRASGLSQKEVNRRSRLIAVTRQEERLLDLMRQRQGKITPSILNENIDVDRRSMFSNFSGPSRNSYYCTDTSFLRLSACIPPDSARASQVTMKYKDTAALTPTATDFEADETATKSVPSPQASLSSKSLPSPATTSTSPLTPTLPIHRFSPLPSQKPPPRLPPPPIPDLQRSHSRRRTDSSGAIVLDNPTEDTRQSGEFPVWALGWANDNNNLTASVSLHYSLVMVNTLHVR
- a CDS encoding putative UDP-galactose transporter (transcript_id=CADANIAT00003571), with protein sequence MGESVQRRSSGPGAAWKHGSWVLLTIQYTTFVLLVHYSRMMPPTGGKRYLTSTAVFFNEVVKLAISLTLALYEVSKSAPPSVPATSLLSTLAAAIFSGDSWKLAIPAALYTLANSLQYIALSNLPAATFQTSYQLKIVVTSVFSLVLLQRSVPLRKWGLILLLIAGVALVNVPVITSDELSLDNGATHFDFPRSLEEWKSVKLQGQGLRKRSATYEGIEEDILTATPSMDRIVGILATLGSCAASGLSGVYFEKVMRDSAKSTSLWVRNVQIAVYSIFPALFIGVVFLDGEKIANGGVFEGYNWVVWATIIVQALGGIATPFFVGPAFADARNVASATTIILTSLGSVWLFDFEPTVTYLVGTFAVLVATYLCELPSSDPKLRPPPIRVARYEKESKSDQASPSSSSPQEISIKLPTTPFLSDAGISTSRPTSPGVTRSGASRSSNGGYF